A single window of Sphaerodactylus townsendi isolate TG3544 linkage group LG03, MPM_Stown_v2.3, whole genome shotgun sequence DNA harbors:
- the LOC125430197 gene encoding RING finger protein 39-like isoform X2 has product MEGKGLVAELQRAAICPICRGHFKDPVILDCDHSYCRACITRYWEEAAASGKGPRVLSCPQCKMVFERKNLRTNVKLAVEVKITQHLNAKTAEVPLGPKPRRRRGGWLPATSIRDEKGIRELCRC; this is encoded by the coding sequence ATGGAAGGGAAAGGGCTCGTGGCTGAGCTGCAGAGAGCTGCTATATGCCCTATCTGCAGGGGTCACTTCAAGGACCCGGTGATCTTGGACTGTGATCACAGCTACTGCCGTGCCTGCATCACCCGTTACTGGGAAGAGGCAGCTGCGTCTGGGAAGGGCCCAAGGGTGCTGTCCTGCCCTCAGTGCAAGATGGTCTTTGAGAGGAAGAACCTCCGGACCAATGTCAAGTTGGCCGTGGAagtcaagatcacccagcatctCAATGCCAAGACAGCCGAGGTGCCCCTCGGCCCCAAGCCCAGGAGGCGTCGTGGAGGGTGGTTACCCGCAACCAGCATCCGGGACGAGAAG
- the LOC125430197 gene encoding RING finger protein 39-like isoform X1, with translation MEGKGLVAELQRAAICPICRGHFKDPVILDCDHSYCRACITRYWEEAAASGKGPRVLSCPQCKMVFERKNLRTNVKLAVEVKITQHLNAKTAEVPLGPKPRRRRGGWLPATSIRDEKQGIRELCRC, from the coding sequence ATGGAAGGGAAAGGGCTCGTGGCTGAGCTGCAGAGAGCTGCTATATGCCCTATCTGCAGGGGTCACTTCAAGGACCCGGTGATCTTGGACTGTGATCACAGCTACTGCCGTGCCTGCATCACCCGTTACTGGGAAGAGGCAGCTGCGTCTGGGAAGGGCCCAAGGGTGCTGTCCTGCCCTCAGTGCAAGATGGTCTTTGAGAGGAAGAACCTCCGGACCAATGTCAAGTTGGCCGTGGAagtcaagatcacccagcatctCAATGCCAAGACAGCCGAGGTGCCCCTCGGCCCCAAGCCCAGGAGGCGTCGTGGAGGGTGGTTACCCGCAACCAGCATCCGGGACGAGAAG